In Nitrospira sp., the following are encoded in one genomic region:
- a CDS encoding DUF5615 family PIN-like protein, with translation MAGWRADIRSLMRLLADLHIAPRTVQFLRSLGHDALRVTDLLPATASDESIVERAAQDQRIILTQDLDMTAIIALSRRQYPSLVTLRLSSVRVEFVNSILQRTLPVLEHDLLQGALVTIEDSRVRLRRLPLAIQDNSI, from the coding sequence ATGGCTGGCTGGCGAGCAGACATCCGCAGCCTCATGAGGCTGCTGGCCGATCTCCACATCGCCCCTCGCACCGTTCAATTCCTGCGCTCCCTCGGTCATGATGCCCTTCGCGTGACCGACCTTCTCCCCGCAACCGCCTCCGATGAATCTATTGTCGAACGGGCCGCGCAGGATCAAAGAATCATCCTGACCCAGGACCTCGACATGACGGCGATCATTGCCCTGTCTCGACGCCAATATCCGTCACTCGTCACCCTTCGTCTGAGCTCCGTACGAGTCGAGTTCGTCAACTCCATCCTCCAACGGACCCTCCCGGTGCTGGAGCACGATCTGCTGCAGGGCGCACTCGTCACAATCGAAGACTCCCGCGTTCGTCTCCGTCGT
- a CDS encoding DUF433 domain-containing protein: MVLDRIHIDPQVCGGKATIRGLRLTVDFILRLLGDGYTAAEIVAEYPELVLEDVYQAAKYGAWLAGEQTSAAS; the protein is encoded by the coding sequence ATGGTGCTAGACCGAATCCATATCGATCCGCAGGTCTGTGGGGGCAAGGCAACGATCCGCGGTCTCCGCCTGACGGTAGACTTTATCCTACGGCTGCTTGGAGATGGCTATACGGCAGCTGAGATCGTGGCGGAATATCCTGAATTGGTCCTTGAGGATGTCTATCAGGCAGCGAAATACGGCGCATGGCTGGCTGGCGAGCAGACATCCGCAGCCTCATGA